One window of Nakaseomyces glabratus chromosome A, complete sequence genomic DNA carries:
- the RPN12 gene encoding proteasome regulatory particle lid subunit RPN12 (CAGL0A04807g~Ortholog(s) have role in proteasome-mediated ubiquitin-dependent protein catabolic process and nuclear chromatin, nuclear periphery, proteasome regulatory particle, lid subcomplex, proteasome storage granule localization) has protein sequence MAPTLTDLVAKINQSYNSKDFSTCKKLLPAVKIELIKNNILIPDVNNTNEQYLQDILFTRKIFEIGALVSIYTLDFEQFYSYFAQLRTFYFSKNEKLSQSEDKSKIISLYLLTLLSEGDVTKFHSELEYFDKHIQNIEEDQLLSYPIKVDRWLMEGSYQKAWGLLEAGSKVPEFDVFTKTLMNAIRDEIARNTELAYKNLPLTSIKALLFINNEKETELFAKERGWKISRGTIYFHEENANELDEEKLDIVDKALDYAINIESIV, from the coding sequence ATGGCACCTACACTCACAGATCTGGTTGCAAAAATTAATCAATCATATAACTCAAAGGACTTCAGTACTTGTAAGAAACTGCTTCCTGCCGTTAAAATTGAATTGattaaaaacaatataCTCATTCCTGATGTCAATAATACAAATGAACAATACTTGCAAGATATCCTATTCACAAGGAAGATTTTCGAAATTGGAGCCTTGGTGAGCATTTACACGTTGGATTTTGAGCAATTCTATAGTTACTTTGCCCAATTGAGAACCTTCTATTTCTCGAAGAATGAAAAACTATCCCAATCGGAAGATAAATCAAAGATTATTAGCCTTTATCTCCTGACATTGCTTTCAGAAGGTGACGTAACCAAATTCCACAGTGAATTAGAGTATTTCGATAAACACATTCAAAACATTGAAGAAGACCAATTGCTTTCTTACCCAATCAAGGTCGACAGATGGTTAATGGAAGGTTCATACCAAAAAGCTTGGGGTTTATTAGAAGCGGGGTCCAAGGTTCCTGAGTTTGACGTTTTCACAAAAACACTAATGAATGCTATCAGAGACGAAATTGCGAGAAACACTGAATTGGCCTACAAAAATCTTCCTTTAACAAGCATAAAGGCACTGCTGTTTATAAATAATGAGAAGGAAACAGAACTGTTTGCCAAAGAAAGAGGTTGGAAAATCAGTCGAGGCACTATCTATTTCCATGAAGAAAATGCCAATGAattagatgaagaaaaacttGATATAGTTGACAAAGCCTTGGACTATGCTATAAATATTGAAAGTATTGTATAG
- a CDS encoding hexokinase (CAGL0A04829g~Putative hexokinase isoenzyme 2; protein differentially expressed in azole resistant strain) — MVHLGPKKPPTRKGSMVDMPQQLLDQIKVFEEMYTVDGETLRKVTKHFITELDKGLSKKGGNIPMIPGWVMEYPSGKEKGDYLAIDLGGTNLRVVLVKLGGDRTFDTTQSKYKLPEAMRTTKNHEELWSFIADSLQAFLEDQFPEGVKGKLPLGFTFSYPASQDRINQGVLQRWTKGFDIPNVEGHDVVPMLQKQIEKRNLPIDIVALINDTTGTLVASLYTDGETKMGVIFGTGVNGAYYDVVSDIPKLEGKLADDIPNDSPMAINCEYGSFDNEHVVLPRNKYDLIIDEESPRPGQQAFEKMSSGYYLGEMLRLALLDLYDQGLILKGQDISKLKKPYVMDTSYPSKIEDDPFENLEDTDELLQKNLGIQTTVQERKLIRRLCELIGTRSARLSVCGIAAICQKRGYETAHIAADGSVFKMYPGFKEKAAQGLADIYGWEHKDPKDCPIVIVDAEDGSGAGAAIIAALAEKRIAEGKSLGVLGA; from the coding sequence ATGGTTCATCTAGGTCCAAAGAAGCCACCAACGAGAAAGGGTTCCATGGTGGACATGCCACAACAACTTCTAGATCAAATCAAGGTCTTTGAAGAAATGTACACTGTTGATGGTGAAACTTTGAGAAAGGTTACAAAGCACTTCATTACAGAACTTGACAAGGGTTTGTCTAAAAAGGGTGGTAACATTCCTATGATTCCAGGTTGGGTTATGGAATACCCATCTGGTAAGGAAAAGGGTGACTACTTGGCCATTGACTTGGGTGGAACCAACTTGAGAGTTGTTTTGGTTAAGTTGGGTGGTGACCGTACTTTTGACACTACTCAGTCTAAGTACAAGCTACCAGAAGCTATGAGAACAACTAAGAATCATGAAGAACTATGGAGTTTCATTGCTGATTCTCTACAAGCATTCTTGGAAGATCAATTCCCAGAAGGTGTCAAGGGTAAGCTACCTTTGGGTTTCACCTTCTCTTACCCAGCTTCTCAAGATAGAATTAACCAAGGTGTTCTACAAAGATGGACTAAGGGTTTCGATATTCCAAACGTCGAAGGTCATGACGTCGTTCCAATGCTACAAAAGCAAATCGAAAAGAGAAACTTGCCAATCGACATCGTTGCCTTGATTAACGATACTACTGGTACCTTAGTTGCATCATTGTACACTGATGGTGAAACTAAAATGGGTGTTATCTTCGGTACTGGTGTCAATGGTGCTTACTACGATGTTGTTTCTGATATTCCAAAGTTGGAAGGTAAGTTGGCTGATGATATTCCAAATGATTCACCAATGGCTATCAACTGTGAATATGGTTCTTTCGATAACGAACACGTTGTTTTGCCAAGAAACAAGTATGACTTGatcattgatgaagaatctCCAAGACCAGGCCAACAAGCCTTTGAAAAGATGTCTTCAGGTTATTACTTGGGTGAAATGTTGCGTCTAGCTCTGTTGGACCTATACGATCAAGGTTTGATTTTGAAGGGTCAAGACATTTCTAAGTTGAAGAAGCCATACGTAATGGATACTTCTTACCCATCCAAGATTGAAGACGATCCATTTGAAAACTTGGAAGACACTGACGAACTTCTACAAAAGAACCTGGGTATTCAAACCACAGTCCAAGAACGTAAGTTGATTAGACGTCTGTGTGAATTGATTGGTACTAGATCTGCTAGATTGTCTGTCTGTGGTATTGCTGCCATCTGTCAAAAGAGAGGTTACGAAACCGCTCACATTGCTGCCGATGGTTCCGTTTTCAAGATGTACCCAGGCTTCAAGGAGAAGGCTGCTCAAGGTTTGGCTGATATTTACGGTTGGGAACATAAAGATCCAAAGGATTGTCCAATTGTCATTGTTGATGCTGAAGATGGTTCTGGTGCTGGTGCCGCCATCATTGCTGCTTTGGCTGAAAAGAGAATTGCTGAGGGTAAGTCCTTGGGTGTCTTGGGTGCTTAA